A window of Pomacea canaliculata isolate SZHN2017 linkage group LG3, ASM307304v1, whole genome shotgun sequence contains these coding sequences:
- the LOC112559550 gene encoding uncharacterized protein LOC112559550, with protein MTTIGQQLCTMDGITRKEQEATSQNLSSIDVAQAMRRPRHWTIENHCILGQDKQRTAFLDSAMCNQKETRELMPHEAKKTQKYDDREAIFSREMTTQNGQQALLTVDFT; from the exons ATGACAACCATAGGACAGCAGCTCTGTACAATGGATGGTATAACCAGAAAGGAACaagag gctacttctcagaatctctcgtcaattgatgtcgcacaagcgatgagaagacccagacattggacaatagag aaccattgtatccttggacaggacaagcaaaggacAGCATTTCTTGACAGTGCCATGTGTAACCAGAAAGAAACGAGAG AATTGATGCCACACGAGGCTAAGAAGACCCAGAAATATgacgatagag aagccatattctCCCGTGAGATGACAACCCAAAATGGGCAGCAAGCTCTGCTTACAGTGGATTTTACATAA